A single window of Leptospira koniambonensis DNA harbors:
- a CDS encoding MBOAT family O-acyltransferase: protein MLFNSLPYLALFSLTFLLYWSLPQKGRKPLLLISSLLFYFYSGAAFSIHFLLVIAVNFYFSLKLWEKKREGKSTSKLLIWIIALNFVNLAFFKYFYFFLDSLDFFTGTLQFSEFGKGIHIPLPLAISFYTFQLIALQVDIHRDHVPERISSLDYFLFILFFPQLIAGPIMRTTDFLPKLDKPAIDFNRVQWGIFLILSGLFKKVVIADNISGIISGIYQHPGEYNFFSLYIVTFGFACQVYCDFSGYTDIARGSAYLLGYEIPENFRGPFLSPSFREFWGRWHVTLSTWLRDYLYIPLGGSRGGFWRTQANSMITMTLGGLWHGANFGYVLWGAYLGLILAVERIISPGDPKKEEEPRGWKRFWKVALIIHLFAISGIFFRTAVAGKNSLSLAWEYFTGFLNVVGGKALVRWEELTLFILFTFLWNAVQYYPSIREKIQIRFRWLLPSFSIIILLLMGIFGDGGGEFIYFQF from the coding sequence ATGCTTTTTAACTCCCTTCCCTATCTAGCTTTATTTTCGCTTACATTCTTGCTGTATTGGAGCCTTCCTCAAAAAGGAAGGAAACCTCTACTTTTAATCTCTTCCCTTCTTTTTTATTTTTACTCAGGCGCTGCATTTTCGATCCACTTCTTGCTCGTGATCGCAGTGAACTTTTATTTTTCACTCAAACTTTGGGAGAAAAAAAGAGAAGGAAAATCTACATCTAAACTTCTGATCTGGATCATAGCTCTCAATTTTGTTAACCTAGCATTCTTCAAATATTTCTATTTCTTTCTGGATTCATTGGACTTCTTCACAGGAACTTTGCAATTTTCAGAATTTGGAAAAGGGATCCATATTCCTCTTCCACTCGCAATCAGCTTTTATACATTCCAGCTGATCGCGCTACAAGTGGATATCCATAGAGATCATGTTCCTGAAAGGATCTCTTCCTTAGATTATTTCTTATTCATTCTATTCTTCCCTCAATTGATCGCAGGACCGATCATGAGGACTACAGATTTCCTTCCTAAACTGGATAAACCTGCAATTGATTTCAATCGAGTGCAATGGGGAATTTTTCTAATTCTTTCTGGTTTATTTAAGAAGGTAGTGATCGCTGATAATATTTCAGGGATCATCTCAGGAATTTATCAGCATCCTGGAGAATATAATTTTTTCAGTCTGTATATAGTAACATTCGGATTTGCATGCCAGGTATATTGTGATTTCAGCGGGTACACGGATATCGCAAGAGGTTCCGCATATTTACTTGGTTATGAGATCCCGGAAAACTTCAGAGGACCTTTCCTTTCACCAAGTTTCAGAGAATTCTGGGGACGGTGGCATGTTACCTTATCTACTTGGCTAAGAGACTATCTTTATATTCCATTAGGTGGAAGCAGAGGTGGATTCTGGCGAACACAAGCCAATTCGATGATCACAATGACTTTAGGTGGTCTATGGCATGGAGCAAACTTTGGCTATGTTCTTTGGGGAGCTTACCTAGGTCTGATCCTGGCAGTAGAAAGAATTATATCTCCAGGTGATCCTAAAAAAGAAGAAGAACCAAGAGGCTGGAAACGTTTCTGGAAAGTGGCCTTGATCATTCATTTATTTGCGATCTCAGGTATCTTCTTCCGAACTGCAGTTGCAGGTAAAAACTCACTTAGTTTAGCTTGGGAGTATTTTACAGGTTTCTTAAATGTAGTCGGCGGAAAGGCATTGGTGCGCTGGGAAGAATTGACATTATTCATTCTATTTACATTCCTCTGGAATGCGGTTCAATATTATCCTAGCATCAGAGAGAAAATACAGATCAGATTCCGCTGGTTATTACCTTCCTTCTCCATCATTATACTTTTATTAATGGGTATATTTGGAGATGGTGGTGGAGAGTTTATCTACTTCCAGTTTTAG
- the thrB gene encoding homoserine kinase, which yields MSAAKYKFQIKVPGTSANLGSGFDLLGLAFQIYNEFSFEFGKTSEFTRKIKGSSAPVFTDDEDLVLQSYKTYFSVFVSPQIKSSSSPIPYSVTMELGLPLKGGLGSSASAVVAGFSAARFAQEKYFPDTKLPSEAEFLYQLALLEGHPDNTTPAYLGGFVFSYFAEEKLYYFKRKFPKNVHCFFLIPELEISTNHSRKCLPDTYPVSDIIFNLSRMSTWWEFLESGEPGLLKRALEDKIHTPYRMNLEFPLLPLVQEIEKSAIGISLSGSGPAVLVYTRRKDSKRLEKKFSELTKQFSEKSGILCRLVPLSPDTSGAKISSKKIS from the coding sequence ATGAGCGCGGCAAAATACAAATTCCAAATCAAGGTCCCAGGAACTTCTGCAAATTTAGGTTCTGGTTTCGATCTATTGGGATTGGCCTTCCAGATTTATAATGAGTTCAGCTTTGAATTCGGAAAAACCTCAGAATTTACTAGAAAGATCAAAGGATCTTCTGCTCCTGTATTTACGGATGATGAGGATCTAGTTTTACAATCTTATAAAACGTATTTTTCGGTATTTGTATCTCCACAAATAAAATCATCCTCTTCTCCCATTCCTTATTCTGTTACTATGGAGCTTGGACTTCCTTTAAAAGGTGGTTTGGGTTCTAGCGCGAGTGCAGTGGTAGCTGGATTTTCTGCTGCAAGGTTCGCACAAGAGAAATATTTTCCGGATACTAAACTTCCTAGTGAAGCAGAGTTCTTATACCAGCTCGCTTTATTAGAAGGTCACCCTGATAATACAACTCCTGCTTATTTAGGCGGATTTGTTTTTTCTTATTTTGCGGAAGAGAAACTTTATTATTTTAAAAGAAAATTCCCTAAGAATGTACATTGTTTCTTTCTAATTCCTGAATTGGAGATTTCTACCAATCATTCTCGGAAATGCCTTCCAGACACTTATCCTGTTTCTGATATTATTTTTAATTTAAGTAGAATGTCTACTTGGTGGGAATTTTTGGAATCAGGAGAGCCTGGACTTCTTAAACGAGCATTAGAAGATAAGATCCATACTCCTTATAGAATGAATTTAGAATTTCCACTTTTGCCTCTTGTGCAAGAAATTGAAAAATCTGCGATAGGTATTTCTCTTTCTGGAAGTGGTCCTGCAGTTCTTGTCTATACTAGAAGAAAAGATTCCAAAAGACTGGAGAAAAAGTTCTCAGAGCTTACAAAACAATTTTCTGAAAAATCAGGGATACTATGTAGGTTAGTTCCTCTTTCTCCAGATACGAGTGGAGCTAAAATATCTTCTAAAAAGATCTCTTAA
- a CDS encoding DNA repair helicase XPB, translating into MSKPLIVQSDKTMLLEVDNPEFEACQLVVAKFAELEKSPEYLHTYRISPLSLWNAASIKMSADEIVECLEKYSRYSVPKNVVNEIKEQIGRYGKVKLVKEENGDLCIISNEKGFLQEISNHRAVQPYIEKTENDKIYIKKEFRGHIKQALIKIGFPVEDLAGYDEGNKYGFNLRPTTKSGRKFGMRDYQRASVEVFHAGGGNEGGSGVVVLPCGAGKTIVGIGVMQIVGAETLILVTNTLSIRQWKNEILDKTDIPESDIGEYSGEVKEIKPITIATYNILTHRKKKGGDFTHFHLFSANNWGLIVYDEVHLLPAPVFRMTSELQAKRRLGLTATLVREDGLEEDVFSLIGPKKYDVPWKELESKSWIAEAKCKEIRVSMEDDLRMRYSIADDREKFRLASENPEKLKAIGMIMKKHSQSHLLVIGQYINQLEEISKTFKIPLITGKTPLGERQELYDAFRSGRIKSLVVSKVANFSIDLPDANIAIQVSGTFGSRQEEAQRLGRILRPKGEDNTAVFYSLISRDTNEERFGQNRQLFLTEQGYEYEIYTLDQFRESLEEKVGVQ; encoded by the coding sequence GTGAGTAAACCGTTAATCGTACAAAGTGATAAGACTATGCTTTTAGAGGTGGATAATCCTGAATTCGAAGCCTGCCAGCTAGTCGTAGCTAAATTCGCGGAATTAGAAAAAAGTCCGGAATATCTACACACTTATAGAATTTCTCCTCTTTCCTTGTGGAACGCTGCATCTATCAAAATGAGTGCAGACGAGATCGTAGAATGTTTAGAAAAATATTCTAGATACTCGGTTCCTAAAAACGTAGTCAACGAGATCAAAGAACAGATCGGAAGATACGGAAAAGTAAAACTAGTCAAGGAAGAGAATGGAGATCTTTGTATCATCTCCAATGAAAAAGGATTTTTACAAGAGATCTCTAACCATAGAGCGGTCCAGCCTTATATCGAAAAGACTGAGAACGATAAGATCTATATCAAAAAAGAATTCAGAGGCCATATCAAACAGGCTCTGATCAAGATCGGTTTCCCTGTAGAGGACCTTGCAGGTTACGACGAAGGAAACAAATACGGATTCAACCTGAGACCTACTACCAAGTCTGGTAGAAAGTTCGGAATGAGAGATTATCAAAGAGCCTCCGTGGAAGTATTCCATGCTGGCGGTGGAAACGAAGGTGGATCCGGAGTGGTGGTTCTTCCCTGCGGTGCTGGTAAAACTATCGTAGGTATTGGTGTGATGCAGATCGTAGGAGCAGAAACTCTGATCCTGGTTACGAACACACTTTCTATCCGTCAGTGGAAAAACGAAATTTTAGACAAAACTGATATTCCTGAATCTGATATTGGAGAATACTCAGGAGAAGTGAAGGAGATCAAACCGATCACAATCGCTACTTATAATATTCTCACTCACAGAAAGAAGAAAGGGGGGGATTTCACCCACTTCCATCTATTCAGCGCGAATAACTGGGGACTAATCGTTTATGACGAGGTTCACTTACTTCCAGCTCCCGTATTTAGAATGACTTCTGAATTACAGGCAAAAAGAAGATTGGGGCTTACTGCAACCCTAGTCCGAGAAGACGGGCTGGAAGAAGATGTATTCAGTCTCATCGGACCTAAAAAGTACGATGTGCCTTGGAAGGAACTGGAAAGTAAATCCTGGATCGCGGAAGCAAAATGTAAAGAGATCCGTGTTTCTATGGAAGACGATCTTCGTATGAGATATTCTATCGCAGATGATAGGGAGAAGTTCCGCTTGGCCTCCGAAAATCCGGAGAAATTGAAAGCGATCGGAATGATCATGAAGAAACATTCACAGTCTCATCTACTTGTGATCGGGCAGTATATCAATCAGTTGGAAGAGATTTCCAAAACTTTCAAAATTCCTCTAATTACAGGAAAAACTCCTTTGGGAGAAAGACAGGAATTGTATGATGCGTTCAGATCGGGTAGGATCAAGTCACTGGTCGTTAGTAAGGTTGCTAACTTCTCCATCGACTTACCGGATGCGAATATCGCAATCCAGGTTTCCGGAACCTTTGGTTCTCGTCAGGAAGAGGCACAACGTTTGGGCCGAATCTTAAGACCTAAAGGTGAGGATAATACAGCGGTTTTCTATTCTTTGATCTCAAGAGATACGAACGAAGAAAGATTCGGTCAGAACAGACAACTTTTCCTTACAGAACAAGGTTACGAATACGAAATATATACTCTAGACCAATTCAGAGAATCACTCGAAGAAAAAGTCGGAGTCCAATAA
- a CDS encoding aldose 1-epimerase: protein MTDGTQWISWDWTHPISKESFPIILPYNKILSIFESGNFLMFPWVNRYASAEFILNGKGWDTKEMIRDSNQFPVHGLVHSLERKLLKLKNNQKGAEFRVNFPEEWKDSPLSGIAIREEYSIEETSSGTLLSVKTRFNNLRSDSIRFAYGYHPYINLGKNDEDWKLHLHLDKNLELGENLVPIQPFISNPISSVLEGEKIPSLDHLFYGREPRVVLENGTKKYSITVLSPPPEEGQIPLNYYQIYTKPDRSAIAVEPCSSPGNALLSGQDLKELKGHSETFGEFRILVRAS from the coding sequence TTGACCGACGGTACCCAATGGATTTCTTGGGACTGGACCCATCCAATTAGCAAGGAAAGTTTTCCGATCATTCTTCCTTATAATAAAATCCTGAGTATATTCGAATCAGGTAATTTTCTAATGTTCCCGTGGGTGAATCGATATGCTTCCGCAGAATTCATTCTAAACGGAAAAGGGTGGGATACAAAGGAAATGATCCGAGATTCTAATCAGTTTCCAGTTCATGGGTTAGTACATTCTTTAGAGAGAAAACTTTTAAAACTAAAGAATAACCAAAAGGGTGCAGAGTTCAGAGTAAACTTTCCGGAAGAATGGAAAGATTCTCCACTTTCTGGAATTGCAATCCGAGAAGAATATTCAATCGAAGAGACTTCTTCCGGGACTCTTCTAAGTGTGAAGACTAGATTTAATAATTTAAGATCAGATTCTATCCGATTTGCTTACGGTTATCATCCTTATATAAATTTAGGAAAAAATGATGAAGATTGGAAACTTCATCTTCACTTGGATAAAAATTTGGAATTAGGAGAGAACCTAGTTCCGATCCAACCTTTTATTTCTAATCCAATTTCTTCTGTTTTAGAAGGGGAGAAAATCCCAAGTTTAGATCATTTGTTCTACGGAAGAGAACCAAGAGTTGTTTTGGAAAATGGAACCAAAAAATATTCTATCACTGTCTTAAGTCCTCCACCGGAGGAAGGACAAATTCCATTAAACTATTATCAAATTTATACAAAACCAGATCGTTCTGCGATCGCAGTCGAACCTTGCAGCTCTCCAGGCAACGCTCTCTTGTCAGGACAGGATCTAAAAGAGCTTAAAGGTCACTCCGAAACCTTCGGAGAATTCAGGATTTTGGTGAGAGCGTCATGA
- a CDS encoding alpha/beta fold hydrolase, which translates to MFKEVKLFFKEYPAKETAKLTTPILILHGLFGSSKNWVSVSDFLSHYSKVYSLDLRNHGDSPHSPEHSLSLMAEDVKEFIEDHKLGKVILLGHSMGGLVAMTFALRHPEKIQDLIIQDIAPRDYEFKYEGELAVLRTDLSNFKNRQEIDSATSNFVTNPFIRNFLLMNLDRTESGQYRWKLNVDAISHSKNMFQAEFSGADKQYSGKVIFIIGGDSEYFHTSDKIVCLEYFPNAKFETIPGGDHYIHFTKAEEFRKILTTFMDSIVSDSGK; encoded by the coding sequence ATGTTTAAAGAAGTGAAACTTTTCTTTAAAGAATATCCTGCTAAAGAAACCGCAAAGTTAACTACTCCTATCTTAATATTACACGGACTATTCGGTTCTTCTAAAAACTGGGTAAGCGTTTCCGATTTTTTAAGCCATTATTCTAAAGTATATAGCTTGGATCTCAGAAACCATGGAGATTCGCCGCATTCGCCAGAACATTCTCTTAGTTTAATGGCAGAAGATGTAAAAGAATTTATAGAAGATCATAAACTAGGTAAAGTAATCCTGCTTGGACATTCTATGGGCGGACTAGTTGCGATGACATTTGCTCTTAGACATCCAGAAAAGATACAAGATCTAATCATCCAAGATATTGCTCCAAGAGACTATGAATTCAAATATGAAGGGGAGCTTGCCGTTTTAAGAACGGATCTTTCTAATTTTAAAAATAGGCAAGAAATAGATTCAGCTACTTCGAACTTCGTAACGAATCCATTTATCCGTAACTTTTTGCTGATGAATTTAGATAGAACAGAATCTGGGCAGTATCGCTGGAAACTGAATGTGGATGCAATCTCTCATTCCAAAAATATGTTCCAAGCGGAATTTTCCGGAGCAGATAAACAATATTCTGGAAAGGTAATATTTATCATAGGTGGAGATTCTGAATATTTTCATACAAGTGATAAGATTGTATGTTTAGAATATTTCCCGAACGCCAAATTTGAAACAATTCCTGGCGGTGATCATTATATACATTTTACCAAAGCAGAAGAATTTCGAAAAATCCTTACCACTTTTATGGATTCTATCGTTTCTGATTCGGGAAAATGA
- a CDS encoding pyridoxal phosphate-dependent aminotransferase, with protein sequence MEWNARRLDVIEPSPTLAISAKAAELKKKGEDIVSFGAGEPDFETPAHIKEAAKKAIDKGMTRYTAVSGTVELRDAIITKFKRDNGLEYSRNQIIVGTGGKQVIYNFFLATLNPGDEVVIPAPYWVSYADIVRLAEGKAVIVPTTKADNFRISPAQLEKAITPKTKVVVLNSPSNPTGSAYSRKELEAIGEVILKHKVMVLSDDIYESIVFDGFQFSNLAMLSPELKELTFVTNGVSKAYSMTGWRIGYGAGPLDIIQNMDTIQSQSTSNPSSISQAAAEAALNGDQACVAEMAKAFQKRRDLIVGLLNEIPGVEVNVPQGAFYVFPYLTGAYETDGFKKLQAASSETSKSKLFCAHLLDKYKVAAVPGIAFGDDNALRLSYAMGEEDIKKGVSRISEMVKDFSR encoded by the coding sequence ATGGAATGGAACGCAAGAAGGCTGGATGTAATCGAGCCTTCACCCACCCTAGCAATCAGCGCTAAGGCGGCAGAACTAAAAAAGAAAGGCGAAGACATCGTAAGTTTCGGAGCAGGAGAACCTGACTTCGAGACACCGGCCCATATTAAAGAGGCTGCTAAAAAAGCGATCGATAAGGGAATGACCCGTTACACTGCCGTTTCCGGTACGGTGGAACTCCGAGACGCAATCATCACTAAATTCAAAAGAGATAATGGACTGGAATATTCCAGAAACCAGATCATTGTAGGAACAGGCGGAAAGCAGGTTATCTATAATTTCTTCTTAGCTACCTTAAATCCTGGAGACGAGGTTGTGATCCCGGCTCCTTATTGGGTAAGCTACGCGGATATAGTACGTCTAGCCGAAGGTAAGGCAGTCATTGTTCCTACAACCAAAGCAGACAATTTCCGAATTTCTCCCGCACAATTAGAGAAAGCGATCACACCTAAAACAAAGGTAGTGGTTCTGAACTCTCCATCTAATCCAACTGGTTCTGCATATTCCAGAAAGGAATTAGAAGCAATTGGAGAAGTGATCTTAAAACATAAGGTCATGGTTTTAAGCGACGATATCTATGAGAGTATCGTTTTTGACGGATTCCAATTTTCGAATCTGGCAATGCTTTCTCCTGAACTAAAGGAACTTACATTCGTAACCAATGGTGTGTCCAAAGCATACTCCATGACTGGTTGGAGAATCGGTTATGGAGCTGGACCTTTGGATATTATCCAAAACATGGATACTATCCAAAGTCAGTCTACATCCAATCCTTCTTCTATCTCCCAAGCTGCCGCAGAAGCTGCACTGAATGGAGACCAGGCTTGTGTAGCTGAAATGGCTAAAGCGTTCCAAAAAAGAAGGGACCTGATCGTAGGACTTTTAAATGAGATCCCAGGTGTAGAAGTGAATGTTCCTCAGGGTGCATTCTATGTATTCCCTTACCTGACTGGTGCTTATGAAACTGATGGTTTCAAAAAGTTACAGGCTGCAAGTTCAGAGACAAGCAAGAGTAAATTATTCTGTGCTCATCTTTTGGATAAGTATAAAGTAGCCGCAGTTCCAGGGATCGCATTTGGAGACGATAATGCACTTCGTCTATCTTATGCGATGGGAGAAGAGGACATCAAAAAAGGTGTCTCAAGAATTTCCGAAATGGTAAAGGATTTCTCCCGTTAA
- a CDS encoding SH3 domain-containing protein — MYLRRLVYLILIAACTFSISAQGRKQYIVLDPGTELYLFPEKKSEVLRKLSFGEILSAENQKEADSKFQLLTDKDGLTGWVDSRALFRMGSKGSYPVITKAIEKLLYQDSGPNELESVFTYLTKIEEGPIFQGNEYLFLKIRRLVVLQRYSEVLQSPEYRSKSRQKLEDLLKNNPTELGVYSKTGNWTDTLSNAPEGSKLKVRPETFWKVAEAYPNSKPGDFAAYLAVKYTPEIRCGRDPICVLQDEENRRLKYLLLQPNGNYAPIFSSHLEKRLLHFSKDRETLVCDTKLPKESGLKNFRTKVQELPSRYGKKFYSKLKVIEEECLKK; from the coding sequence ATGTATTTACGCCGGTTAGTATATCTAATACTGATCGCGGCATGTACATTCTCCATTTCTGCTCAAGGCAGAAAGCAGTACATCGTTTTAGATCCGGGAACAGAACTCTATCTGTTCCCGGAAAAAAAATCGGAAGTGCTACGCAAACTTTCCTTTGGTGAAATTCTTTCTGCAGAAAACCAGAAAGAAGCAGATTCCAAATTTCAATTACTCACAGACAAAGATGGGCTCACAGGTTGGGTGGATTCCCGTGCATTATTTAGAATGGGAAGTAAGGGAAGTTATCCTGTAATCACTAAGGCTATCGAAAAACTATTGTACCAAGATTCTGGGCCAAACGAATTGGAATCTGTTTTTACCTATTTAACAAAAATAGAAGAAGGTCCTATCTTCCAAGGAAACGAGTATTTATTCCTGAAGATCCGTAGGCTAGTTGTCCTACAAAGATATTCAGAAGTTTTACAATCCCCTGAATATAGATCCAAATCTAGACAAAAGTTAGAAGACCTTTTAAAGAATAATCCAACTGAACTCGGAGTATATTCCAAAACAGGAAATTGGACAGATACATTATCTAATGCACCAGAAGGTTCAAAACTAAAAGTCAGACCGGAAACTTTTTGGAAAGTAGCAGAAGCTTATCCAAATTCTAAACCTGGAGACTTTGCAGCATACTTAGCTGTAAAATATACACCAGAGATCAGATGTGGAAGAGATCCAATTTGTGTTCTCCAAGACGAAGAAAATCGCAGATTAAAATATCTACTTCTCCAACCGAATGGGAACTATGCTCCTATATTCTCTTCCCATTTAGAAAAGAGATTACTCCATTTTTCCAAGGATAGAGAAACTTTGGTGTGTGATACCAAACTTCCTAAAGAATCAGGTCTCAAAAATTTCAGAACTAAAGTACAGGAACTTCCTTCCAGATATGGAAAGAAGTTCTATTCTAAACTGAAAGTGATAGAAGAGGAATGTTTAAAGAAGTGA
- the sppA gene encoding signal peptide peptidase SppA — translation MKFLFHKSILFVLGILFLSQCLFLSFPNQTSPVPKEKLVTGSSTESPDKILLIPIEGEISGQKSSGGLLGGEKDSLVSRVKTYLSMAATDPAIKGVILKIDSPGGSVTASDLIHHEILEFKKKKNVPVLSLFMDTAASGAYYLSMATDHIQAHPTTITGSIGVLRFGINVKEALDKLGIKSSTIRSGPNKATGNPVEEFTPEQKKVFQDIIMENYERFLSIIKKGRPKLKESELRKLADGRIYSANQALETGLIDSIGYFEDAVIQVTKLPGYKASSTLSPRIVFYSYKGPQPENFYQIDSNTGTGPTLLESLLPFRISPDHKLHYLFSPE, via the coding sequence ATGAAATTCCTTTTCCACAAATCCATTTTATTTGTATTAGGAATCTTATTCTTAAGCCAGTGTTTGTTTCTTTCTTTTCCGAACCAAACTTCTCCTGTCCCTAAAGAAAAATTAGTCACAGGTTCTTCTACAGAAAGCCCTGATAAAATATTACTTATTCCAATCGAAGGAGAGATCTCCGGACAAAAATCCTCAGGAGGGCTTTTAGGCGGAGAAAAGGACAGCTTAGTCAGCAGGGTTAAAACCTATTTGTCTATGGCAGCAACAGATCCTGCGATAAAAGGTGTAATCTTAAAAATAGATTCTCCTGGCGGCTCAGTTACTGCAAGTGATCTAATCCATCATGAAATTTTAGAATTCAAAAAGAAGAAGAATGTGCCAGTTCTTTCTCTATTCATGGACACCGCTGCTTCAGGTGCATATTATCTGAGTATGGCAACTGATCATATCCAAGCTCATCCTACAACTATAACAGGCTCCATCGGAGTTCTTAGATTCGGGATCAATGTAAAGGAAGCCTTGGACAAATTAGGGATCAAGAGTAGCACAATCCGTTCCGGTCCAAACAAGGCCACAGGAAATCCTGTTGAGGAATTCACTCCTGAACAAAAGAAAGTTTTCCAAGATATCATCATGGAGAATTACGAAAGGTTTTTAAGTATTATCAAAAAAGGAAGACCTAAATTAAAAGAATCTGAACTTAGAAAATTAGCAGACGGAAGAATTTATTCTGCAAACCAAGCTTTAGAAACTGGACTCATTGATTCTATTGGTTATTTTGAAGATGCAGTTATTCAAGTGACTAAACTTCCAGGTTATAAAGCTTCTTCTACACTTAGCCCAAGGATTGTATTCTATTCTTATAAGGGTCCTCAACCTGAAAACTTCTACCAGATAGATAGTAATACAGGAACTGGTCCTACATTATTGGAATCCTTGCTTCCTTTCCGGATCTCTCCAGATCACAAATTGCATTATCTATTTTCACCCGAATAA
- a CDS encoding sodium:solute symporter family transporter, which produces MHFAWSDALVLFFYFGIVLYSGYKSGRNSSESKEFFLANRSLSWVPLSLSIVATETSALTFLSVPGIAYSGNFTFLQVVFGYILGRTVVALVLIPLTYHHNFLSVYEWVGTKFGRKSQKTMSALFSVTRILGDGVRLYASTLPVAMLLELGLPKILPYSFSQYSIGVWTLAIVTLITVLYTMQGGFRSVVWVDTLQYFVYVFGGVFALVLLYQTSPEPLTVISSAWEGNKLRFLEWENPSATYFMPWAVLGGGLLSLGTHGADQMFIQRSLAARNVKDAQKAMIGSGIAVFFQMILFLGIGTFLFYKFNGQTIAQDKVFSKFLIEEVPAPFLGLLLSGILASTMSTLSSSINSLSLTAKADFGWNLGGQKLSSLFFGILLFFSSLFFFSLPENYTKGLLELGLKISSFTVGSMVAVFLTEVIPFLRKRITVSDLGLALALAGSILVTGIFGTVKNYNFTVLVPLGMILFWSFALIAGFIFPNQKR; this is translated from the coding sequence ATGCATTTTGCTTGGTCCGATGCTCTTGTTTTATTTTTCTATTTTGGGATCGTTCTATATTCCGGTTATAAATCCGGACGTAATAGTTCAGAATCCAAGGAATTCTTCTTAGCGAACAGATCTCTTTCTTGGGTTCCACTTTCACTTTCCATTGTAGCGACGGAAACCTCTGCATTGACCTTTCTTTCGGTTCCTGGAATTGCTTATTCAGGAAACTTCACATTCTTACAGGTAGTGTTCGGATATATTTTAGGAAGAACAGTCGTTGCATTAGTTCTGATCCCACTTACCTATCATCATAATTTTCTTTCAGTTTACGAATGGGTTGGAACAAAATTCGGAAGAAAGTCCCAAAAAACAATGTCCGCTCTTTTTTCAGTGACTCGAATTTTAGGAGATGGTGTCAGACTTTATGCATCCACACTTCCTGTTGCGATGTTACTCGAGTTAGGGCTTCCTAAAATTTTACCCTATTCGTTTAGTCAATATTCGATTGGAGTTTGGACCTTAGCAATCGTCACCCTGATCACTGTTTTATATACAATGCAAGGCGGATTCAGATCAGTCGTTTGGGTGGATACATTACAATATTTTGTATATGTATTCGGAGGAGTATTTGCACTCGTTCTACTTTACCAAACAAGTCCTGAACCTTTAACAGTTATTTCTTCTGCTTGGGAAGGAAACAAACTCAGGTTTTTAGAATGGGAGAATCCTTCCGCAACTTATTTTATGCCTTGGGCCGTGCTTGGCGGTGGCTTATTAAGTTTAGGAACACATGGCGCAGACCAAATGTTTATCCAAAGATCTCTCGCCGCAAGAAACGTAAAAGATGCTCAAAAAGCAATGATAGGCTCTGGAATTGCAGTATTCTTCCAAATGATATTATTCTTAGGGATCGGGACCTTCTTATTCTATAAATTCAATGGGCAGACAATCGCTCAGGATAAGGTATTTTCTAAATTTCTAATAGAAGAAGTTCCTGCCCCATTTTTAGGATTGCTGCTTTCTGGGATATTGGCATCTACAATGTCTACATTATCCAGTTCCATAAATTCTCTATCCTTAACTGCAAAGGCTGATTTTGGTTGGAATTTAGGCGGGCAGAAACTTTCTTCTTTATTCTTCGGGATCTTACTATTTTTCAGTTCCCTCTTCTTCTTCTCCCTTCCTGAGAATTATACAAAAGGATTATTAGAATTGGGGTTAAAGATCTCTTCCTTTACAGTAGGATCGATGGTGGCTGTATTCTTAACAGAAGTGATTCCGTTCTTAAGAAAGAGAATTACTGTTTCGGATCTAGGACTAGCCTTAGCTCTTGCTGGATCTATCTTAGTAACTGGAATTTTCGGAACAGTGAAAAACTATAATTTCACGGTGCTTGTTCCACTTGGAATGATCTTATTCTGGAGTTTTGCTTTGATTGCGGGATTCATTTTCCCGAATCAGAAACGATAG